A section of the Falco peregrinus isolate bFalPer1 chromosome 3, bFalPer1.pri, whole genome shotgun sequence genome encodes:
- the C1QB gene encoding complement C1q subcomponent subunit B isoform X2: MWPRSFHNNNLCSKLLLSLVVISKQDTGVSCSISPPVQQEAQGKSKRSARLSSSSSLQMQTVWAMLICLAGGQLASASFCKTYGTIPGIPGLPGQPGSNGRDGENGPKGEQGPPGQVEHEADKGEKGDPGVPGHPGKIGPRGLPGSRGLPGPRGLPGPQGDSGDYKSTLKSAFSAARTISSYPRREQPIRFDRIITNEKGHYENRYGRFTCRIPGIYYFTYHVTSRGNLCLNVKKGRGSRGEKVVTFCDYVHSSYQVTTGGVVLKMAVNESVWLEPTEKNSLVGIEGSDSIFSGFLIFPGA, encoded by the exons ATGTGGCCCAGATCCTTTCACAATAATAACCTTTGCAGCAAACTTCTGCTTTCCCTCGTGGTCATTTCCAAGCAGGACACTGGCGTGTCCTGCTCCATCTCCCCACCCGTGCAACAAGAAGCTCAAGGTAAGAGCAAGAGGTCGGCAAGGctgagctccagctcctccctgcag ATGCAGACCGTGTGGGCAATGCTCATCTGCCTGGCTGGAGGACAGCTCGCAAGTGCCTCCTTCTGCAAGACTTATGGCACCATCCCAGGCATCCCAGGGTTACCAGGACAGCCTGGCAGCAACGGCAGAGATGGGGAGAATGGCCCAAAGGGCGAGCAAG GTCCCCCTGGCCAGGTGGAGCACGAAGCAGACAAGGGGGAGAAAGGAGATCCCGGAGTACCAGGGCACCCTGGGAAGATCGGCCCCAGGGGCCTTCCAGGTTCAAGGGGATTACCAGGTCCACGGGGACTCCCTGGCCCTCAGGGGGACTCTGGTGACTACAAGTCCACCCTCAAGTCTGCCTTCTCCGCTGCCAGGACCATCAGCTCCTACCCACGCCGCGAGCAGCCCATCCGCTTTGACCGCATCATCACCAACGAGAAGGGTCACTATGAGAACCGCTACGGCCGCTTCACCTGCCGGATCCCAGGCATCTACTACTTCACCTACCACGTCACCTCCAGGGGCAACCTGTGCCTCAACGTGAAGAAGGGCCGGGGCAGCAGGGGTGAGAAGGTGGTGACCTTCTGCGACTACGTGCACAGCAGCTACCAGGTCACCACCGGCGGTGTGGTCCTCAAAATGGCAGTGAACGAGTCTGTCTGGCTGGAGCCAACGGAGAAGAACTCCCTGGTGGGGATTGAAGGGTCTGACAGCATCTTCTCCGGCTTCCTCATCTTCCCTGGGGCTTAG
- the C1QB gene encoding complement C1q subcomponent subunit B isoform X3: MQTVWAMLICLAGGQLASASFCKTYGTIPGIPGLPGQPGSNGRDGENGPKGEQGPPGQVEHEADKGEKGDPGVPGHPGKIGPRGLPGSRGLPGPRGLPGPQGDSGDYKSTLKSAFSAARTISSYPRREQPIRFDRIITNEKGHYENRYGRFTCRIPGIYYFTYHVTSRGNLCLNVKKGRGSRGEKVVTFCDYVHSSYQVTTGGVVLKMAVNESVWLEPTEKNSLVGIEGSDSIFSGFLIFPGA, translated from the exons ATGCAGACCGTGTGGGCAATGCTCATCTGCCTGGCTGGAGGACAGCTCGCAAGTGCCTCCTTCTGCAAGACTTATGGCACCATCCCAGGCATCCCAGGGTTACCAGGACAGCCTGGCAGCAACGGCAGAGATGGGGAGAATGGCCCAAAGGGCGAGCAAG GTCCCCCTGGCCAGGTGGAGCACGAAGCAGACAAGGGGGAGAAAGGAGATCCCGGAGTACCAGGGCACCCTGGGAAGATCGGCCCCAGGGGCCTTCCAGGTTCAAGGGGATTACCAGGTCCACGGGGACTCCCTGGCCCTCAGGGGGACTCTGGTGACTACAAGTCCACCCTCAAGTCTGCCTTCTCCGCTGCCAGGACCATCAGCTCCTACCCACGCCGCGAGCAGCCCATCCGCTTTGACCGCATCATCACCAACGAGAAGGGTCACTATGAGAACCGCTACGGCCGCTTCACCTGCCGGATCCCAGGCATCTACTACTTCACCTACCACGTCACCTCCAGGGGCAACCTGTGCCTCAACGTGAAGAAGGGCCGGGGCAGCAGGGGTGAGAAGGTGGTGACCTTCTGCGACTACGTGCACAGCAGCTACCAGGTCACCACCGGCGGTGTGGTCCTCAAAATGGCAGTGAACGAGTCTGTCTGGCTGGAGCCAACGGAGAAGAACTCCCTGGTGGGGATTGAAGGGTCTGACAGCATCTTCTCCGGCTTCCTCATCTTCCCTGGGGCTTAG
- the C1QC gene encoding complement C1q subcomponent subunit C has translation MGQSFWEQRYLPLALLLLNLGSSVTGDVPHSCYGAPGLPGLPGVPGKDGRDGLKGAKGEPGIPATPKTQGPKGMKGEPGIAGLPGKTGPIGPPGPPGDPGFMGVVGNPGLPGSYKQKHQSAFSVTRQTMEFPLKNVPVVFNHVITNTNHDYNTTTGKFTCRLPGLYYFIFHTSLTANLCVILYKDESKMASFCDHKTNTMQVSSGGILLHLSAGQQVWLEVNDYNSMVGINNSDSIFSGFLLFPD, from the exons ATGGGGCAGAGCTTCTGGGAGCAACGCTATCTGCCCCTCGCTCTCCTGCTCCTGAATCTGGGGTCTTCTGTGACCGGAGATGTCCCTCACAGCTGCTATGGGGCTCCAGGCCTCCCAGGCCTGCCAGGTGTGCCAGGCAAGGATGGCCGGGATGGGCTGAAGGGAGCCAAAGGCGAGCCAG GCATCCCGGCCACTCCTAAAACACAAGGACCCAAGGGCATGAAAGGGGAACCAGGCATCGCTGGTTTGCCAGGCAAGACTGGCCCCATCGGTCCCCCTGGTCCCCCTGGAGACCCTGGGTTTATGGGGGTGGTTGGAAACCCGGGTCTGCCAGGCAGCTACAAGCAGAAGCACCAGTCAGCATTTTCAGTGACAAGGCAGACAATGGAGTTCCCCCTGAAGAACGTCCCTGTGGTGTTCAACCACGTCATTACCAACACCAACCACGACTACAACACCACCACTGGCAAGTTCACCTGCAGGCTCCCCGGCCTCTACTACTTCATCTTCCACACCTCGCTGACAGCCAACCTCTGCGTCATCCTGTACAAGGACGAGAGCAAGATGGCCAGCTTCTGCGACCACAAGACCAACACCATGCAGGTCAGCTCTGGTGGGATCCTTCTCCACCTGagtgctgggcagcaggtcTGGCTGGAGGTGAATGACTACAACAGCATGGTAGGCATCAACAACAGTGACAGCATCTTCTCAGGGTTCCTGCTCTTCCCAGACTAG
- the C1QB gene encoding complement C1q subcomponent subunit B isoform X1 produces MWPRSFHNNNLCSKLLLSLVVISKQDTGVSCSISPPVQQEAQGKSKRSARLSSSSSLQQMQTVWAMLICLAGGQLASASFCKTYGTIPGIPGLPGQPGSNGRDGENGPKGEQGPPGQVEHEADKGEKGDPGVPGHPGKIGPRGLPGSRGLPGPRGLPGPQGDSGDYKSTLKSAFSAARTISSYPRREQPIRFDRIITNEKGHYENRYGRFTCRIPGIYYFTYHVTSRGNLCLNVKKGRGSRGEKVVTFCDYVHSSYQVTTGGVVLKMAVNESVWLEPTEKNSLVGIEGSDSIFSGFLIFPGA; encoded by the exons ATGTGGCCCAGATCCTTTCACAATAATAACCTTTGCAGCAAACTTCTGCTTTCCCTCGTGGTCATTTCCAAGCAGGACACTGGCGTGTCCTGCTCCATCTCCCCACCCGTGCAACAAGAAGCTCAAGGTAAGAGCAAGAGGTCGGCAAGGctgagctccagctcctccctgcag CAGATGCAGACCGTGTGGGCAATGCTCATCTGCCTGGCTGGAGGACAGCTCGCAAGTGCCTCCTTCTGCAAGACTTATGGCACCATCCCAGGCATCCCAGGGTTACCAGGACAGCCTGGCAGCAACGGCAGAGATGGGGAGAATGGCCCAAAGGGCGAGCAAG GTCCCCCTGGCCAGGTGGAGCACGAAGCAGACAAGGGGGAGAAAGGAGATCCCGGAGTACCAGGGCACCCTGGGAAGATCGGCCCCAGGGGCCTTCCAGGTTCAAGGGGATTACCAGGTCCACGGGGACTCCCTGGCCCTCAGGGGGACTCTGGTGACTACAAGTCCACCCTCAAGTCTGCCTTCTCCGCTGCCAGGACCATCAGCTCCTACCCACGCCGCGAGCAGCCCATCCGCTTTGACCGCATCATCACCAACGAGAAGGGTCACTATGAGAACCGCTACGGCCGCTTCACCTGCCGGATCCCAGGCATCTACTACTTCACCTACCACGTCACCTCCAGGGGCAACCTGTGCCTCAACGTGAAGAAGGGCCGGGGCAGCAGGGGTGAGAAGGTGGTGACCTTCTGCGACTACGTGCACAGCAGCTACCAGGTCACCACCGGCGGTGTGGTCCTCAAAATGGCAGTGAACGAGTCTGTCTGGCTGGAGCCAACGGAGAAGAACTCCCTGGTGGGGATTGAAGGGTCTGACAGCATCTTCTCCGGCTTCCTCATCTTCCCTGGGGCTTAG